In Bacillus sp. FJAT-45350, the genomic window CAGGTAGAAGAAATTAGAAATAAATGTAAAAAGGAAGAATGGGAACTACTAGGGGTTTTTGACGATAAGGGTAAATCGGGAGCTTTATTGAATGAAAGACCAGGCTTACTTGAAATGATGAAATTTATTAAAGAGAATAATGTAAATTACCTTATCATCTATAAATTTAGTAGGTTAAGTAGAAACATAGAGAATTTATTTCTTATTACAAAACAGTTAGAAGATACGTCAACTCACCTTGTTTCGACTTCAGATAATATTAATACTGAAGGACCATTGGGGAAGGCTTTTATGGTATTAACAGGCCTTTTCGCAGAGATGGAACGAGATAATATTATTGAGCAAGTAAAAGGTGGGATGTCTCAGAAAGCAAGGGAAGGTGAGTGGAACGGTGGAACAGCACCTCTAGGTTACGACTTAGTTGATAAGAAGTTGATAATAAATGGAGAGGAATCTAAGACAGTTAAATTTATATATACTGAATATTTAAAGGGGAAAGGTTATAAGACAATAGCAGCACAATTAAACGATGACGGTATCAAAACTAAGATAGGTGGAACTTTCAGTGGTAATAGTGTAAAGGACATTTTAAGAAATCCAACTTTTTGTGGGAAAATTCGTTGGGGACATCGCAAAGATTGGGGTAAAAGATATTCTGATGGTAAGAGGAAGAGAGTCTACAATGAAGAACCTATAATTGTTGAAGGGAAGCATGATCCAATTATTGATGAAGCAACTTTCTCTAAAGTTCAGGAGTTAATCGATAATAACCCACGTCATCATATGAAAAGGTTTAATGGAAACCACTTACTTAGTGGATTACTTAAGTGTCCTGATTGTGGTAATGGTATGTCAATTCAACCTGTTAAAAATGGGAAGAGAACGTATGAATATTACACATGCAATCAATATATGAATCATAAGACTTGTAAGCCTAATACTATAAACAAAGCTAAAATTGAACCTGAATTTTTAGATATTCTTGAGAAGAAAGTTAATGAACCTGATTTTCAGAAAAGTATTTTAGCATCCCTAAACAGTTCTAACGAACAAGTAAAAGAATTTGAAAAAGTTATTAAGAGTAAAGATAGGGAAATTAAAGAATCTGAACAAAAATTAGAGGATATTATAGATGAACTACTTGAGGAAAGTAGTGAAAGAGTAAAAGAAGCTCTTAGAAAAAGAATGGATAAGCTTTCTTTGAGAATTGAAGAACTTCAAACTGATATATCAAAGAAGAAAGCTAGTATTAAAAATCTTGAAAGTCAAAACTTGAATCAGGATGAAATTGTCGAGGTCTTTAAGTCTGTTGGTAAAGCAATTAAATTGATAGAGGATAAAGAAAAACAACAATCCTTAGTTAGAATGCTTGTTGCCGAGATACAGGTTGAGAACAAGCATATAAAAGAGGTTCATTTCCGTTTTTCAAAAAAGTTTAGGATAGGGGGTGGTAAGGAGAACCGTACCATAAGTAAATGAGGTTTAAAAATAGAACCACCTAAAACATTGATATACAACATTTTGGGTGGTTTCCAATTTAATTATTAATAAAAATTTTCCTCGATAACTAAAAATT contains:
- a CDS encoding recombinase family protein — translated: MGERKTAVGYIRVSTGVQARDGFSLDNQVEEIRNKCKKEEWELLGVFDDKGKSGALLNERPGLLEMMKFIKENNVNYLIIYKFSRLSRNIENLFLITKQLEDTSTHLVSTSDNINTEGPLGKAFMVLTGLFAEMERDNIIEQVKGGMSQKAREGEWNGGTAPLGYDLVDKKLIINGEESKTVKFIYTEYLKGKGYKTIAAQLNDDGIKTKIGGTFSGNSVKDILRNPTFCGKIRWGHRKDWGKRYSDGKRKRVYNEEPIIVEGKHDPIIDEATFSKVQELIDNNPRHHMKRFNGNHLLSGLLKCPDCGNGMSIQPVKNGKRTYEYYTCNQYMNHKTCKPNTINKAKIEPEFLDILEKKVNEPDFQKSILASLNSSNEQVKEFEKVIKSKDREIKESEQKLEDIIDELLEESSERVKEALRKRMDKLSLRIEELQTDISKKKASIKNLESQNLNQDEIVEVFKSVGKAIKLIEDKEKQQSLVRMLVAEIQVENKHIKEVHFRFSKKFRIGGGKENRTISK